In Pyrus communis chromosome 1, drPyrComm1.1, whole genome shotgun sequence, the following are encoded in one genomic region:
- the LOC137745310 gene encoding sister chromatid cohesion protein PDS5 homolog B isoform X1 — protein MAESALQLVSEIGTHLRRQTRPNKDFIVKSLRQAASALSQLEQASSAEACKKLEPLREAIVHGLLQHRDKDVRLLVAICVTEMFRAMAPEPPFADKYLRNIFKLIISTFVELADMESPLFSRRAKIVETVARCKCCVIMLDVDCNDLVLEMFNVFFSVVRQHHQQSLMNDILSIMVHILNEEASQPLLDVVLRNLVKEAKDADSASSQLAVSVIQTCADKLESFVCGFLTSCILDGDADGSELKEFYHEIIFKIFGCAPQMLLAVMPNLTQELLTDQVDVRLKAVNLIGKLFTLPDHHIAQRYHDLFVEFLKRFSDKSADVRVSALQCAKVCYMTNPSGAESQEILPALESRLLDFDDRVRTQAVIVACDLAMSNMRCFPPKIISQTTERLRDKKIPVRKKALQKLMEVYRDYCNKCFKGSMTISDHFEQIPCKILMLCFDKDCMDFRSQNMELVLAEDLFPAGLSVHEITRHWIHLFSLFTPLHIKALNSILSQKQRLQSEMQTYLANRKKEKGSNSEEMQIRYKVQFSKMAVSFADPSRAEECFEKFNQMKDNNIFNSLALLLDDLKFKEARASRDKFLNMIGGKHQNFEFLRTLSSKCSYNIFSAAHVRCILDDLSGNSPGKRNLEASSVRLLLSITSFFPTLLRGSEVQLQKLLKEMDPINDKLIEVLAKAGPHIFVKLSEIYPFLKRVCLEGTRVQSKYAVSAIAALADHSKQLIFQDLCKELVDSLLVGQNIPTVLQSLGCLAQHSVSTFQSQVGEITHYIYQKIFQVNSSDFIDSCDDASGSSDSCKLKIYGLKTLVKSFLPHRGTHTKQQINELEDNTKRLIDELWDILSTMLQKGETAEGITSCSESDKACIKLAAAKSVLRLARRWDFHISPEIFHFTILMAKDDSPLVRRSFLDKTHKLLKEHVIPSRYACAFAMATSDCLKDLQDDSLKYIAEFVKDYSREAQVRQISGVQEGLNTDFPAYIVVFLIHILAHDTGFPPEDCQDEKAYAQFCGPLLALLQALVNASNADGALDVAKDSVLYLICIFRAIKRAEDAIDTELTGKLHILAEIGHSFVTLTNHNGLSLLHAPGKIFLPSSLYKSNSRCLTQSCFDEYFFKRVVDIFKSNISLKSLFAFQPASALPRRGRKCQEDITQSGVVKESKHIVTSSKIVNLCNDGAAEPRKTVKQGTSTGGCRRKRDLSPSDSDNGYQNGLSKKSEITLEKEILSSCDSVATVGGSNATVQNIKKNTIPLMGNFNVKRSINVEHSNDPRSNLKGPCSLKEISKKAEALIGQRIKFVSPVDKCFYSGTVDGYNAQNNTYKITCDSSGDVQLVCLESESWETISDGSREERKRKLGKKAFVDTSASEVTDANEDAVARRTRRQKKLNEL, from the exons ATGGCCGAGTCCGCGCTGCAACTCGTCTCGGAAATCGGCACCCACCTCCGCCGCCAAACGCGCCCAAACAAGGACTTCATCGTCAAATCTCTCCGA CAAGCTGCAAGTGCTTTGTCGCAGTTAGAACAGGCTTCTTCGGCTGAAGCTTGTAAGAAGTTGGAGCCCCTGAGAGAAGCTATTGTGCATGGCTTGCTTCAGCATAGGGATAAGGACGTCAGGCTTCTTGTGGCCATCTGTGTAACTGAAATGTTTCGGGCTATGGCACCCGAACCCCCTTTTGCGGACAAATATCTAAgg AACATTTTTAAACTCATTATCAGCACGTTCGTCGAGCTAGCTGATATGGAGAGTCCGCTCTTTTCGAGGAGGGCCAAAATAGTAGAGACTGTCGCGCGATGTAAATGTTGTGTGATCATGTTGGATGTTGACTGCAATGATCTAGTTCTCGAAAtgttcaatgtcttcttctccGTTGTGAG GCAACATCATCAGCAGAGTTTGATGAATGATATTTTGTCTATAATGGTTCATATACTAAACGAGGAAGCTTCTCAGCCACTTTTGGATGTGGTTCTACGAAATCTTGTGAAGGAGGCAAAG GATGCAGATTCTGCTTCTTCTCAGCTTGCAGTTTCTGTGATCCAAACATGCGCAGACAAACTTGAGTCCTTTGTTTGTGGGTTTCTGACATCTTGTATTTTGGATGGAGATGCTGATGGGAGTGAGCTCAAGGAATTTTACCATgaaatcatttttaaaatttttgggtGTGCTCCTCAGATGCTTCTTGCTGTCATGCCAAATTTGACTCAAGAGTTACTG aCTGATCAGGTTGATGTCCGACTAAAAGCCGTTAATTTAATTGGAAAACTTTTCACACTGCCTGATCACCATATTGCACAAAGGTATCATGACCTCTTTGTTGAGTTTTTGAAAAGATTTTCAGATAAATCTGCGGATGTTAGAGTTAGTGCTCTGCAATGTGCTAAAGTTTGCTACATGACCAACCCCTCTGGGGCAGAATCACAAGAAATTCTCC CTGCCCTTGAAAGTCGGCTACTAGATTTTGATGATAGGGTGAGAACACAGGCAGTGATTGTTGCCTGTGATCTTGCCATGTCTAATATGAGATGCTTTCCTCCCAAAATAATATCTCAGACCACTGAAAGACTTAGGGATAAGAAG ATACCCGTTAGAAAGAAAGCTTTGCAGAAGTTGATGGAAGTATATCGAGATTATTGTAACAAATGCTTTAAAGGCTCTATGACAATCAGTGACCACTTTGAACAGATTCCTTGTAAAATATTGATGCTATGCTTTGATAAAGATTGTATGGATTTCAG GTCCCAAAATATGGAGCTTGTTCTTGCAGAAGATCTATTTCCAGCTGGTCTTTCAGTTCATGAAATTACAAGGCACTGGATCCACTTGTTTTCTCTTTTCACCCCACTTCATATAAAGGCTTTGAACTCTATTTTATCCCAGAAACAAAG GTTGCAAAGTGAGATGCAAACTTATTTAGCCAATCGAAAGAAAGAGAAG GGGAGTAATTCAGAAGAGATGCAGATAAGATATAAAGTTCAGTTCTCAAAAATGGCAGTCTCCTTTGCAGACCCTTCAAGAGCAGAAGAGTGCTTTGAAAAATTTAACCAAATGAAAGATAATAACATTTTTAATTCACTGGCTCTGTTATTGGATGACCTGAAATTTAAAGAAGCCCGTGCAAGCAGA GACAAATTTCTGAATATGATTGGCGGGAAACAtcagaattttgagtttttacgAACGCTTTCCTCAAAATGCTCTTACAATATATTCAGTGCAGCGCATGTTCGCTGTATTCTAGATGATCTATCCGGTAACAGTCCTGGAAAGAGAAACTTGGAGGCTTCTTCTGTCAGACTTCTGCTG TCAATCACCAGCTTTTTCCCAACTCTCTTAAGAGGTTCAGAAGTGCAACTTCAGAAGTTATTAAAGGAGATGGACCCAATTAATGATAAGTTGATTGAAGTGTTAGCCAAAGCAGGCCCTCACATATTTGTTAAACTCAG TGAAATCTACCCCTTTCTGAAGAGGGTTTGTCTGGAGGGGACTCGCGTTCAGTCAAAATATGCTGTTTCAGCAATTGCTGCTTTAGCTGATCATTCAAAGCAATTGATTTTCCAAGATCTATGTAAG GAACTTGTGGATTCTCTACTAGTTGGGCAGAACATACCAACAGTGTTACAGTCCTTGGGGTGTCTTGCACAGCATTCTGTTTCAACATTCCAAAgccaagttggagagatcacccatTATATATATCAAAAAATATTCCAA GTGAACTCTTCAGATTTTATAGACTCCTGTGATGATGCGTCTGGGTCTAGTGATTCTTGCAAATTAAAG ATATATGGCCTGAAAACACTTGTCAAGAGCTTCTTGCCACACAGGGGAACTCACACCAAACAGCAAATTAATGAGCTTGAGGACAACACCAAACGGCTAATTGATGAGCTCTGGGACATTTTGTCAACAATGCTGCAAAAGGGAGAAACTGCTGAGGGTATCACCTCATG CAGTGAAAGTGATAAGGCTTGTATTAAATTAGCTGCTGCAAAGTCTGTTCTCCGGCTTGCTCGAAGATGGGATTTCCATATTTCTCCAGAGATCTTTCACTTCACAATTTTAATGGCAAAG GATGATTCTCCATTGGTGAGAAGATCATTTCTTGATAAAACTCACAAATTACTGAAGGAGCATGTTATACCTAGCAGATATGCATGTGCTTTCGCAATGGCCACTTCAGATTGCCTCAAGGATCTGCAGGATGAT TCGTTAAAATATATTGCAGAATTTGTCAAGGATTACAGTAGAGAAGCTCAAGTGCGTCAAATCTCTGGAGTCCAAGAAGGATTAAACACTGATTTTCCAGCATACATAGTGGTGTTCTTGATCCATATTCTTGCTCATGATACTGGCTTCCCACCTGAAGACTGTCAAGATGAAAAAGCATATGCTCAGTTTTGCGG TCCACTGTTAGCTTTATTGCAGGCTTTAGTCAATGCTAGTAATGCTGATGGGGCTCTGGATGTTGCCAAGGATTCTGTCTTGTATTTGATTTGCATTTTTCGTGCAATTAAGAGAGCTGAGGATGCTATAGACACTGAATTAACCGGC AAGCTGCATATTCTGGCAGAAATTGGGCATTCTTTTGTGACGTTAACAAATCATAATGGCCTCTCCTTATTACATGCTCCTGGGAAAATATTTCTACCATCATCCTTATATAAA TCCAATTCAAGATGCCTCACTCaatcatgttttgatgagtACTTTTTCAAAAGAGTAGTTGACATATTTAAATCAAATATCTCTTTG AAATCTTTATTCGCATTTCAGCCTGCCAGTGCTCTTCCTAGACGTGGGCGTAAATGTCAAGAGGATATCACACAATCTGGTGTTGTCAAGGAGAGCAAACATATCGTAACATCTTCCAAGATAGTTAATTTGTGCAATGATGGGGCAGCTGAACCCCGAAAGACTGTGAAACAAGGCACCAGTACAGGAGGATGTAGAAGAAAACGAGATCTCTCTCCAAGTGATTCTGATAATGGTTACCAGAATGGTTTATCTAAAAAATCTGAGATTactttggaaaaagaaatactTTCATCTTGTGATTCTGTGGCTACAGTCGGTGGATCAAATGCCACTGTccagaatattaaaaaaaataccattccattgaTGGGAAATTTTAATGTGAAAAGAAGCATTAATGTGGAACATTCCAATGACCCCAGATCAAATCTAAAGGGTCCTTGCAGCTTAAAG GAAATTAGTAAGAAGGCTGAGGCATTGATTGGGCAAAGAATCAAATTTGTGTCTCCTGTAGATAAATG TTTTTATTCAGGTACAGTGGATGGTTATAATGCTCAAAACAATACATACAAG ATCACATGTGATAGTAGCGGGGATGTTCAATTAGTATGCTTGGAAAGTGAAAGCTGGGAAACTATAAGTGATGGTTCACGGGAGGAAAGG AAACGAAAGCTGGGGAAAAAAGCTTTTGTGGACACCTCGGCATCAGAAGTTACTGATGCAAATGAGGATGCT GTGGCTAGAAGAACTAGACGACAAAAGAAACTAAATGAGCTATGa
- the LOC137745310 gene encoding sister chromatid cohesion protein PDS5 homolog B isoform X2: protein MAESALQLVSEIGTHLRRQTRPNKDFIVKSLRQAASALSQLEQASSAEACKKLEPLREAIVHGLLQHRDKDVRLLVAICVTEMFRAMAPEPPFADKYLRNIFKLIISTFVELADMESPLFSRRAKIVETVARCKCCVIMLDVDCNDLVLEMFNVFFSVVRQHHQQSLMNDILSIMVHILNEEASQPLLDVVLRNLVKEAKDADSASSQLAVSVIQTCADKLESFVCGFLTSCILDGDADGSELKEFYHEIIFKIFGCAPQMLLAVMPNLTQELLTDQVDVRLKAVNLIGKLFTLPDHHIAQRYHDLFVEFLKRFSDKSADVRVSALQCAKVCYMTNPSGAESQEILPALESRLLDFDDRVRTQAVIVACDLAMSNMRCFPPKIISQTTERLRDKKIPVRKKALQKLMEVYRDYCNKCFKGSMTISDHFEQIPCKILMLCFDKDCMDFRSQNMELVLAEDLFPAGLSVHEITRHWIHLFSLFTPLHIKALNSILSQKQRLQSEMQTYLANRKKEKGSNSEEMQIRYKVQFSKMAVSFADPSRAEECFEKFNQMKDNNIFNSLALLLDDLKFKEARASRDKFLNMIGGKHQNFEFLRTLSSKCSYNIFSAAHVRCILDDLSGNSPGKRNLEASSVRLLLSITSFFPTLLRGSEVQLQKLLKEMDPINDKLIEVLAKAGPHIFVKLSEIYPFLKRVCLEGTRVQSKYAVSAIAALADHSKQLIFQDLCKELVDSLLVGQNIPTVLQSLGCLAQHSVSTFQSQVGEITHYIYQKIFQVNSSDFIDSCDDASGSSDSCKLKIYGLKTLVKSFLPHRGTHTKQQINELEDNTKRLIDELWDILSTMLQKGETAEGITSCESDKACIKLAAAKSVLRLARRWDFHISPEIFHFTILMAKDDSPLVRRSFLDKTHKLLKEHVIPSRYACAFAMATSDCLKDLQDDSLKYIAEFVKDYSREAQVRQISGVQEGLNTDFPAYIVVFLIHILAHDTGFPPEDCQDEKAYAQFCGPLLALLQALVNASNADGALDVAKDSVLYLICIFRAIKRAEDAIDTELTGKLHILAEIGHSFVTLTNHNGLSLLHAPGKIFLPSSLYKSNSRCLTQSCFDEYFFKRVVDIFKSNISLKSLFAFQPASALPRRGRKCQEDITQSGVVKESKHIVTSSKIVNLCNDGAAEPRKTVKQGTSTGGCRRKRDLSPSDSDNGYQNGLSKKSEITLEKEILSSCDSVATVGGSNATVQNIKKNTIPLMGNFNVKRSINVEHSNDPRSNLKGPCSLKEISKKAEALIGQRIKFVSPVDKCFYSGTVDGYNAQNNTYKITCDSSGDVQLVCLESESWETISDGSREERKRKLGKKAFVDTSASEVTDANEDAVARRTRRQKKLNEL, encoded by the exons ATGGCCGAGTCCGCGCTGCAACTCGTCTCGGAAATCGGCACCCACCTCCGCCGCCAAACGCGCCCAAACAAGGACTTCATCGTCAAATCTCTCCGA CAAGCTGCAAGTGCTTTGTCGCAGTTAGAACAGGCTTCTTCGGCTGAAGCTTGTAAGAAGTTGGAGCCCCTGAGAGAAGCTATTGTGCATGGCTTGCTTCAGCATAGGGATAAGGACGTCAGGCTTCTTGTGGCCATCTGTGTAACTGAAATGTTTCGGGCTATGGCACCCGAACCCCCTTTTGCGGACAAATATCTAAgg AACATTTTTAAACTCATTATCAGCACGTTCGTCGAGCTAGCTGATATGGAGAGTCCGCTCTTTTCGAGGAGGGCCAAAATAGTAGAGACTGTCGCGCGATGTAAATGTTGTGTGATCATGTTGGATGTTGACTGCAATGATCTAGTTCTCGAAAtgttcaatgtcttcttctccGTTGTGAG GCAACATCATCAGCAGAGTTTGATGAATGATATTTTGTCTATAATGGTTCATATACTAAACGAGGAAGCTTCTCAGCCACTTTTGGATGTGGTTCTACGAAATCTTGTGAAGGAGGCAAAG GATGCAGATTCTGCTTCTTCTCAGCTTGCAGTTTCTGTGATCCAAACATGCGCAGACAAACTTGAGTCCTTTGTTTGTGGGTTTCTGACATCTTGTATTTTGGATGGAGATGCTGATGGGAGTGAGCTCAAGGAATTTTACCATgaaatcatttttaaaatttttgggtGTGCTCCTCAGATGCTTCTTGCTGTCATGCCAAATTTGACTCAAGAGTTACTG aCTGATCAGGTTGATGTCCGACTAAAAGCCGTTAATTTAATTGGAAAACTTTTCACACTGCCTGATCACCATATTGCACAAAGGTATCATGACCTCTTTGTTGAGTTTTTGAAAAGATTTTCAGATAAATCTGCGGATGTTAGAGTTAGTGCTCTGCAATGTGCTAAAGTTTGCTACATGACCAACCCCTCTGGGGCAGAATCACAAGAAATTCTCC CTGCCCTTGAAAGTCGGCTACTAGATTTTGATGATAGGGTGAGAACACAGGCAGTGATTGTTGCCTGTGATCTTGCCATGTCTAATATGAGATGCTTTCCTCCCAAAATAATATCTCAGACCACTGAAAGACTTAGGGATAAGAAG ATACCCGTTAGAAAGAAAGCTTTGCAGAAGTTGATGGAAGTATATCGAGATTATTGTAACAAATGCTTTAAAGGCTCTATGACAATCAGTGACCACTTTGAACAGATTCCTTGTAAAATATTGATGCTATGCTTTGATAAAGATTGTATGGATTTCAG GTCCCAAAATATGGAGCTTGTTCTTGCAGAAGATCTATTTCCAGCTGGTCTTTCAGTTCATGAAATTACAAGGCACTGGATCCACTTGTTTTCTCTTTTCACCCCACTTCATATAAAGGCTTTGAACTCTATTTTATCCCAGAAACAAAG GTTGCAAAGTGAGATGCAAACTTATTTAGCCAATCGAAAGAAAGAGAAG GGGAGTAATTCAGAAGAGATGCAGATAAGATATAAAGTTCAGTTCTCAAAAATGGCAGTCTCCTTTGCAGACCCTTCAAGAGCAGAAGAGTGCTTTGAAAAATTTAACCAAATGAAAGATAATAACATTTTTAATTCACTGGCTCTGTTATTGGATGACCTGAAATTTAAAGAAGCCCGTGCAAGCAGA GACAAATTTCTGAATATGATTGGCGGGAAACAtcagaattttgagtttttacgAACGCTTTCCTCAAAATGCTCTTACAATATATTCAGTGCAGCGCATGTTCGCTGTATTCTAGATGATCTATCCGGTAACAGTCCTGGAAAGAGAAACTTGGAGGCTTCTTCTGTCAGACTTCTGCTG TCAATCACCAGCTTTTTCCCAACTCTCTTAAGAGGTTCAGAAGTGCAACTTCAGAAGTTATTAAAGGAGATGGACCCAATTAATGATAAGTTGATTGAAGTGTTAGCCAAAGCAGGCCCTCACATATTTGTTAAACTCAG TGAAATCTACCCCTTTCTGAAGAGGGTTTGTCTGGAGGGGACTCGCGTTCAGTCAAAATATGCTGTTTCAGCAATTGCTGCTTTAGCTGATCATTCAAAGCAATTGATTTTCCAAGATCTATGTAAG GAACTTGTGGATTCTCTACTAGTTGGGCAGAACATACCAACAGTGTTACAGTCCTTGGGGTGTCTTGCACAGCATTCTGTTTCAACATTCCAAAgccaagttggagagatcacccatTATATATATCAAAAAATATTCCAA GTGAACTCTTCAGATTTTATAGACTCCTGTGATGATGCGTCTGGGTCTAGTGATTCTTGCAAATTAAAG ATATATGGCCTGAAAACACTTGTCAAGAGCTTCTTGCCACACAGGGGAACTCACACCAAACAGCAAATTAATGAGCTTGAGGACAACACCAAACGGCTAATTGATGAGCTCTGGGACATTTTGTCAACAATGCTGCAAAAGGGAGAAACTGCTGAGGGTATCACCTCATG TGAAAGTGATAAGGCTTGTATTAAATTAGCTGCTGCAAAGTCTGTTCTCCGGCTTGCTCGAAGATGGGATTTCCATATTTCTCCAGAGATCTTTCACTTCACAATTTTAATGGCAAAG GATGATTCTCCATTGGTGAGAAGATCATTTCTTGATAAAACTCACAAATTACTGAAGGAGCATGTTATACCTAGCAGATATGCATGTGCTTTCGCAATGGCCACTTCAGATTGCCTCAAGGATCTGCAGGATGAT TCGTTAAAATATATTGCAGAATTTGTCAAGGATTACAGTAGAGAAGCTCAAGTGCGTCAAATCTCTGGAGTCCAAGAAGGATTAAACACTGATTTTCCAGCATACATAGTGGTGTTCTTGATCCATATTCTTGCTCATGATACTGGCTTCCCACCTGAAGACTGTCAAGATGAAAAAGCATATGCTCAGTTTTGCGG TCCACTGTTAGCTTTATTGCAGGCTTTAGTCAATGCTAGTAATGCTGATGGGGCTCTGGATGTTGCCAAGGATTCTGTCTTGTATTTGATTTGCATTTTTCGTGCAATTAAGAGAGCTGAGGATGCTATAGACACTGAATTAACCGGC AAGCTGCATATTCTGGCAGAAATTGGGCATTCTTTTGTGACGTTAACAAATCATAATGGCCTCTCCTTATTACATGCTCCTGGGAAAATATTTCTACCATCATCCTTATATAAA TCCAATTCAAGATGCCTCACTCaatcatgttttgatgagtACTTTTTCAAAAGAGTAGTTGACATATTTAAATCAAATATCTCTTTG AAATCTTTATTCGCATTTCAGCCTGCCAGTGCTCTTCCTAGACGTGGGCGTAAATGTCAAGAGGATATCACACAATCTGGTGTTGTCAAGGAGAGCAAACATATCGTAACATCTTCCAAGATAGTTAATTTGTGCAATGATGGGGCAGCTGAACCCCGAAAGACTGTGAAACAAGGCACCAGTACAGGAGGATGTAGAAGAAAACGAGATCTCTCTCCAAGTGATTCTGATAATGGTTACCAGAATGGTTTATCTAAAAAATCTGAGATTactttggaaaaagaaatactTTCATCTTGTGATTCTGTGGCTACAGTCGGTGGATCAAATGCCACTGTccagaatattaaaaaaaataccattccattgaTGGGAAATTTTAATGTGAAAAGAAGCATTAATGTGGAACATTCCAATGACCCCAGATCAAATCTAAAGGGTCCTTGCAGCTTAAAG GAAATTAGTAAGAAGGCTGAGGCATTGATTGGGCAAAGAATCAAATTTGTGTCTCCTGTAGATAAATG TTTTTATTCAGGTACAGTGGATGGTTATAATGCTCAAAACAATACATACAAG ATCACATGTGATAGTAGCGGGGATGTTCAATTAGTATGCTTGGAAAGTGAAAGCTGGGAAACTATAAGTGATGGTTCACGGGAGGAAAGG AAACGAAAGCTGGGGAAAAAAGCTTTTGTGGACACCTCGGCATCAGAAGTTACTGATGCAAATGAGGATGCT GTGGCTAGAAGAACTAGACGACAAAAGAAACTAAATGAGCTATGa